A genomic region of Methanofollis sp. contains the following coding sequences:
- a CDS encoding DUF460 domain-containing protein: protein MKVFGVDVIKGSVRSRTQRPVYALVVLEDGTVVSTSQVTAFRLSRLVATEEPDILATDSVQELAPDQHALVAFMQTLPTQTLLVQVTGGERKETLQKVAARYNIVAEKTDPFAEAGAAARIAYLGGGAAVIAFENTTGITVSRHRSPGRGGWSQNRYVRKMHGAVREKAREVEGHLVAAGLRYEKSERLAFGGFSRVDFTVYAPRGEIPIRAYTGADAQVRVAGKKLDRIRYRPLTGKRKYLIVGIDPGTTTGIGAVDLDGDVVDLYSSRQMGTAEIIEHLTAVGKPLIVASDVTPMPDAVEKVRRAFNAIAYVPPQDRSVEGKLELTVGTGYA from the coding sequence GTGAAGGTCTTCGGGGTAGATGTCATCAAGGGGTCGGTGCGGTCCAGAACCCAGCGACCTGTCTATGCTCTGGTTGTCCTCGAGGACGGGACGGTCGTCTCGACCTCGCAGGTGACGGCGTTCAGGCTCTCCCGCCTTGTCGCTACGGAGGAGCCCGATATCCTCGCCACCGACTCGGTCCAGGAACTCGCCCCTGACCAGCACGCCCTCGTCGCCTTCATGCAGACCCTCCCGACACAGACCCTGCTCGTGCAGGTGACCGGCGGCGAGCGGAAGGAGACCCTCCAGAAGGTGGCGGCCAGGTACAATATCGTGGCCGAGAAGACCGACCCCTTTGCCGAGGCCGGGGCGGCGGCGCGGATCGCGTACCTCGGCGGCGGTGCGGCGGTGATCGCCTTCGAGAACACGACCGGGATCACCGTCTCCCGCCACCGCTCGCCAGGGCGGGGCGGGTGGAGCCAGAACAGGTACGTGCGCAAGATGCACGGGGCTGTGCGGGAGAAGGCCCGCGAGGTGGAGGGGCACCTCGTGGCCGCCGGGCTGCGGTACGAGAAGAGCGAACGCCTCGCATTCGGTGGGTTCTCCCGGGTGGACTTCACGGTCTATGCCCCGCGGGGCGAGATCCCTATCCGGGCCTATACGGGCGCCGACGCGCAGGTGCGGGTGGCAGGGAAGAAACTCGACAGGATCCGGTACCGGCCTCTCACAGGAAAGAGGAAGTACCTTATTGTCGGGATCGATCCCGGGACGACGACCGGCATCGGGGCTGTGGACCTCGACGGCGATGTCGTGGACCTCTATTCTTCCCGCCAGATGGGGACGGCCGAGATCATCGAGCACCTCACGGCGGTGGGCAAGCCCCTGATCGTCGCCTCCGACGTCACGCCGATGCCCGACGCGGTGGAAAAGGTGCGGCGGGCCTTCAACGCGATCGCGTACGTGCCCCCGCAGGACAGGAGCGTGGAGGGCAAACTCGAACTGACGGTCGGGACAGGGTATGCAAA
- a CDS encoding RIO1 family regulatory kinase/ATPase, which produces MSVSPERVRALHKYDLRVLLSLERLMQRYEWVPLDALKASTKLSDSELEYRLQRLIEWNLIRYDAVPYPGYALMFGGYDVIALRTLTQKGTVSALGSLIGVGKESEVYEGLGLGPVVLKIHHVGQQSFQAVRKERGYMPESGHCPWIFASACSAEQEFTALQKLSPEVSVPLPIDRSRHVVVMSQIMGVNLNRCTLDEPRLILDEILENVGRAYAKGFIHGDLSEYNVMVDESRVWIIDWPQWIATNHPNADTILRRDIENVLRFFKRKYRIDYPTEEAVRSVVR; this is translated from the coding sequence ATGTCAGTTTCTCCAGAGCGCGTCAGGGCGCTTCATAAATACGACCTTCGCGTCCTCCTATCCCTCGAGCGGCTCATGCAGCGGTACGAGTGGGTGCCCCTGGACGCCCTGAAGGCTTCGACAAAGTTGTCTGACTCGGAACTTGAATATCGCCTCCAGCGCCTCATCGAATGGAACCTGATCCGCTATGACGCCGTCCCGTACCCCGGCTATGCCCTCATGTTCGGGGGCTATGACGTCATCGCCCTCCGCACCCTCACGCAGAAGGGGACGGTCTCGGCCCTTGGCAGTCTCATTGGCGTCGGTAAGGAGTCAGAGGTCTACGAAGGCCTCGGCCTCGGCCCGGTCGTCCTGAAGATCCATCATGTGGGGCAGCAGTCCTTCCAGGCGGTGCGGAAAGAGCGGGGCTATATGCCGGAGTCGGGGCACTGTCCCTGGATCTTCGCCTCGGCATGCTCGGCCGAGCAGGAGTTCACCGCCCTCCAGAAGCTCTCTCCCGAGGTCTCGGTGCCGCTGCCTATCGACCGCTCCCGCCATGTCGTCGTGATGTCGCAGATCATGGGGGTGAACCTCAACCGCTGCACTCTCGATGAGCCGCGGCTTATTCTCGACGAGATTCTGGAGAATGTGGGCCGTGCCTACGCGAAGGGGTTTATCCATGGGGATCTCTCCGAATACAATGTGATGGTCGATGAGAGCAGGGTCTGGATCATCGACTGGCCCCAGTGGATCGCGACCAACCACCCGAACGCCGATACGATCCTGCGGCGCGATATCGAGAATGTGCTCAGGTTTTTCAAGAGGAAGTACAGGATAGACTATCCCACCGAGGAGGCGGTGCGATCGGTGGTCCGGTGA
- a CDS encoding tRNA(Ile)-lysidine synthase, producing the protein MKCSKCRRDAVIFQRYSGLRLCRDHFIADVEAKAKREIRRQRWLATGDVIAVLLRGDPASAALLGFLVKVFGGRPDISVLALVTDGGDDTARQAAGDLGVPCHEMTGGRDPETVAQNLGATKIAIGTVLDDIALDVLVTVLEGGADRLAGTRETGQSAIPRIAPFSAIPAEEVALYARLTLEHAAEAPAPAAGGLRDDTRALLDDYTGRHPATKFALKNLRDELAAICRDSGGVR; encoded by the coding sequence ATGAAGTGCTCAAAGTGCAGGAGGGACGCCGTCATCTTCCAGCGCTATTCAGGGCTCCGCCTCTGCCGCGACCACTTCATCGCCGACGTGGAGGCGAAGGCGAAACGGGAGATCAGGCGACAGCGCTGGTTGGCCACCGGCGACGTCATCGCCGTCCTCCTCCGCGGGGACCCGGCATCGGCCGCTCTTCTCGGTTTCCTGGTGAAGGTCTTCGGGGGGCGGCCCGACATCTCGGTCCTCGCCCTCGTCACGGACGGAGGGGACGACACTGCCAGGCAGGCCGCAGGAGACCTCGGCGTCCCCTGCCATGAGATGACAGGAGGGCGCGACCCGGAAACGGTCGCACAGAACCTTGGGGCGACGAAGATCGCCATCGGGACAGTCCTCGACGATATCGCTCTTGACGTGCTGGTGACTGTCCTCGAAGGCGGCGCCGACCGCCTGGCCGGAACCCGGGAGACCGGACAGTCTGCCATCCCACGGATCGCACCCTTCTCGGCTATCCCAGCGGAGGAGGTCGCTCTCTATGCACGCCTCACCCTGGAACACGCCGCAGAAGCGCCCGCACCTGCCGCCGGAGGCCTCAGGGACGATACACGGGCCCTTCTGGACGACTATACCGGCCGCCACCCGGCGACGAAGTTCGCCCTCAAAAATCTCAGGGACGAACTCGCCGCGATCTGCCGGGACAGCGGGGGGGTGCGATGA
- a CDS encoding TrkA family potassium uptake protein, with amino-acid sequence MRRPGTLWRQVTAMPRARIILYLGLLASYLIVFTLIVRYVFPLWEGRALSWEEAALFVVETITTVGYGDLLPFQSGYTILLAILMIASGVFLIFMLIPLLLAPAISEHLRADPPGVLPSPLKSHVIIVGPGEMIRSLIESLTIADLPIVIVEEQKERAKHFQEIFGKEAWVVRGDYTAASTWRNACIEDADTVVICEREGVAASIILGIRGMTRARIVAVVDNPAYDRYLRYAGAEYVLSPKNTAGKILGRHAAAWRPGETILGSSGEGGEGAAGLTLVSIPITAGSHAAGRTLAELALPEKYNASALFFWKGGRFITFPGGSDRLDVATMLVLLGTAEEVRQASEEVFAGEGDSGEFVIIAGLGDVGKAAGRELAAAGTPTIVIDRKDPAADVVGKAEDEEVLKKAHIEDATTCIVALNNDDTNIFTTLMARNLNPGIRILARANEPASVDKLYLAGADFVTLLPTIGGQAIAGVILSESVRILLDLPDGQKVVMRRAMKWTQISVGRVEGRCGVRVAGIEGGGRAVVAPGAAEVVNQGDVVIAVGDAQALRRFIRTV; translated from the coding sequence ATGAGGAGGCCGGGCACCCTGTGGCGGCAGGTCACGGCCATGCCGCGAGCCCGGATCATCCTGTACCTCGGTCTCCTCGCGTCCTACCTCATCGTCTTCACCCTGATCGTACGGTACGTCTTTCCCCTCTGGGAGGGGCGGGCCCTCTCGTGGGAGGAGGCCGCCCTCTTTGTCGTCGAGACGATCACCACCGTCGGCTACGGTGACCTCCTCCCCTTCCAGAGCGGGTATACGATCCTCCTCGCCATCCTGATGATCGCAAGCGGCGTCTTCCTCATCTTCATGCTCATCCCTCTCCTCCTCGCGCCGGCGATCTCCGAGCACCTCAGGGCCGACCCGCCCGGCGTCCTCCCTTCGCCGCTGAAGAGTCACGTGATCATCGTCGGCCCGGGCGAGATGATCAGGTCGCTCATCGAGAGTCTCACCATCGCCGACCTCCCCATCGTCATCGTCGAGGAGCAGAAGGAACGGGCAAAACACTTCCAGGAGATCTTCGGAAAGGAGGCGTGGGTGGTCAGGGGCGATTACACCGCGGCCTCCACCTGGAGGAATGCCTGCATCGAGGATGCCGACACCGTCGTCATCTGCGAACGCGAGGGCGTCGCCGCCTCGATCATCCTCGGGATCAGGGGGATGACGCGTGCGCGTATCGTCGCCGTCGTCGACAACCCGGCCTACGACCGGTACCTCAGGTACGCCGGGGCCGAGTACGTCCTCTCCCCGAAGAACACGGCAGGAAAGATCCTCGGGCGGCACGCGGCTGCATGGAGGCCGGGGGAGACGATCCTCGGGTCTTCCGGGGAGGGAGGCGAGGGGGCGGCAGGCCTCACCCTGGTCAGCATCCCGATCACCGCCGGGTCCCATGCCGCAGGGCGGACCCTCGCCGAACTGGCACTCCCGGAAAAATACAATGCTTCCGCACTCTTCTTCTGGAAAGGCGGGCGGTTCATTACTTTCCCCGGAGGGAGTGACAGGCTCGACGTCGCGACGATGCTCGTCCTCCTCGGCACGGCCGAGGAGGTCAGGCAGGCGTCGGAGGAGGTCTTTGCCGGGGAGGGAGACAGCGGCGAGTTCGTCATCATCGCGGGTCTCGGGGACGTCGGGAAGGCGGCAGGCCGCGAACTCGCCGCCGCAGGTACCCCCACAATCGTCATCGACAGAAAAGACCCGGCCGCAGACGTCGTCGGAAAGGCCGAAGACGAAGAGGTGCTGAAGAAGGCCCATATCGAGGACGCGACGACCTGCATCGTCGCCCTCAACAACGACGACACGAACATCTTCACCACCCTGATGGCCAGAAACCTCAACCCCGGGATCAGGATCCTTGCACGGGCAAATGAACCGGCGTCGGTGGACAAACTTTATCTTGCAGGCGCCGACTTTGTCACACTCCTCCCGACGATCGGGGGTCAGGCGATCGCCGGAGTCATCCTCTCGGAATCGGTGAGGATCCTCCTCGACCTCCCTGACGGGCAGAAGGTTGTCATGCGCCGGGCAATGAAGTGGACGCAGATCTCTGTCGGCCGGGTGGAAGGACGATGCGGCGTGCGGGTCGCCGGGATCGAGGGAGGAGGCAGGGCGGTCGTCGCGCCGGGAGCCGCCGAGGTGGTCAACCAGGGGGACGTCGTCATCGCCGTCGGCGACGCACAGGCGCTCAGGCGATTTATCAGGACGGTATAA
- a CDS encoding NAD+ synthase: MEKEIGCVMEAVDQMIRHAVWSAGAKGIVVGVSGGVDSGVAAAFAARAIGPEHVVGIALPSAVTRAEDLVDAAELCHFLGIEHRVISIEPVMEAYRQYPDLTATPYLTGNLMARTRMAILYAVANREGLMVCGTSNRTEYLLGYSTKHGDAAADIQPILHLYKTEVFAVARAMHLPQQIVEKAPSAGLWPGQTDEGELGATYVEIDAALQALEKKGWTDPETGTEELVLKRVRASEHKRSAPPNLAGTR, from the coding sequence ATGGAAAAAGAGATTGGATGCGTAATGGAAGCGGTGGACCAGATGATCCGCCACGCGGTATGGAGCGCCGGGGCGAAAGGGATCGTCGTCGGCGTCAGCGGGGGCGTGGACTCAGGCGTGGCGGCGGCCTTCGCCGCCCGTGCAATCGGGCCCGAGCACGTCGTCGGGATCGCCCTCCCGAGTGCGGTGACGAGAGCCGAAGACCTGGTAGACGCCGCGGAACTCTGCCATTTCCTCGGGATAGAGCACCGGGTGATCTCGATCGAACCGGTGATGGAGGCCTACAGGCAGTACCCCGACCTCACCGCGACCCCGTACCTCACCGGCAACCTGATGGCGAGGACGAGGATGGCGATCCTCTATGCGGTCGCCAACAGGGAGGGCCTGATGGTCTGCGGCACCTCGAACAGGACCGAGTACCTCCTCGGCTACTCCACCAAACACGGCGACGCCGCCGCGGACATCCAGCCCATCCTCCACCTGTACAAGACTGAGGTCTTCGCGGTGGCAAGGGCAATGCACCTGCCGCAGCAGATCGTCGAAAAAGCGCCGTCAGCAGGCCTCTGGCCGGGCCAGACAGACGAAGGGGAACTCGGCGCCACCTATGTCGAGATCGACGCGGCCCTGCAGGCACTCGAAAAAAAAGGGTGGACAGACCCCGAAACCGGGACCGAGGAACTGGTTTTAAAAAGGGTCAGGGCGTCCGAGCACAAACGGTCCGCACCGCCAAATCTCGCAGGCACCCGGTGA